Proteins encoded in a region of the Sphingopyxis sp. OAS728 genome:
- a CDS encoding glycoside hydrolase family 28 protein: MIFSPLSLPSAAHAQATISIPDRTCSVVDDGAEGSLIWAQLTHYDTKAFQAAIDRCAAAGGGTVEVPAGEWMIGPIYLKSNIRFNIAKGAEVLGGTDPELFGGPEADGERIGLINIADAENVEVTGEGLIDGQGAVWWERMRALWRSDPRFATDGQARQQFPDRRPRLVLVSNSRNVALRGVTFANSPSFHLVLSDSEYVTIAGARITSPAHGPNTDAIDPTRSRHVLIADNFISVGDDAVAIKSSDPDPRYPDAISSDIVIRGNTIHASRGICIGSQTSGGVTRVLVENNVFVGSMYGFRIKTARGRGGEISDITFRNNRMTDVDVPLVFTSYYAYRPMDRREAERQAAPTGFVLGNQIWPGEDDPARPFVADSTPRISKVTVDGLEATGADWAGVATGLPESPIEGLVLRNVKVEAKKGFLLRNASVEGRPEMFTGTTGPAIITQRDGRLLSR, translated from the coding sequence ATGATATTTTCGCCGCTGTCATTGCCGTCGGCGGCGCACGCCCAAGCGACCATCAGCATTCCCGACCGGACCTGCTCGGTCGTCGATGATGGCGCCGAGGGGTCGCTGATCTGGGCGCAGCTCACCCATTATGACACCAAAGCCTTTCAGGCCGCGATCGACCGCTGCGCCGCCGCCGGTGGCGGCACCGTGGAAGTGCCGGCAGGCGAATGGATGATCGGGCCGATCTATCTCAAGAGCAATATCCGCTTCAACATCGCCAAGGGCGCCGAGGTGCTGGGCGGGACCGATCCCGAGCTGTTCGGCGGCCCCGAGGCCGACGGCGAACGCATCGGCCTCATCAACATCGCCGATGCCGAGAATGTCGAGGTGACCGGCGAAGGCCTGATCGATGGCCAGGGCGCGGTATGGTGGGAGCGGATGCGCGCGTTGTGGCGGTCCGACCCGCGCTTCGCGACCGACGGACAGGCGCGCCAGCAGTTTCCCGACCGGCGCCCGCGTCTGGTGCTGGTGTCGAACAGCCGCAATGTCGCGCTGCGCGGCGTGACCTTCGCCAACTCGCCTTCCTTCCATCTCGTGCTCAGCGATTCCGAATATGTCACGATCGCGGGCGCGCGGATCACCTCGCCGGCGCATGGCCCCAACACCGACGCGATCGACCCGACGCGGAGCCGCCATGTCCTGATCGCCGACAATTTTATCAGCGTCGGCGACGATGCGGTCGCGATCAAGTCGAGCGACCCCGACCCGCGCTATCCCGATGCGATCAGTTCCGACATTGTCATCCGCGGCAACACCATCCACGCGAGCCGCGGTATCTGCATCGGCAGCCAGACGAGCGGCGGGGTCACTCGCGTCCTCGTCGAAAACAATGTCTTTGTCGGGTCGATGTACGGGTTCCGGATCAAGACCGCGCGCGGCCGCGGCGGCGAGATTTCCGACATCACTTTCCGCAACAACCGGATGACCGACGTCGACGTCCCGCTCGTCTTCACCAGCTATTATGCCTATCGCCCGATGGACCGCCGCGAGGCCGAACGTCAGGCGGCGCCGACGGGGTTCGTCCTCGGCAACCAGATCTGGCCGGGCGAAGACGACCCCGCTCGGCCCTTCGTCGCGGATTCGACGCCGCGGATCAGCAAGGTGACCGTCGACGGGCTGGAGGCGACGGGCGCCGACTGGGCAGGCGTCGCGACCGGCCTTCCCGAAAGCCCGATCGAAGGACTGGTCCTTCGCAATGTGAAGGTCGAGGCGAAGAAGGGTTTCCTGCTCCGCAACGCGTCGGTCGAGGGTCGGCCGGAGATGTTCACGGGAACGACCGGGCCGGCGATCATCACCCAGCGGGACGGCCGACTGTTGTCGCGGTGA
- a CDS encoding LysR family transcriptional regulator, whose product MELTWLEDFLELAETGSFSRAAEARNITQPAFSRRIKALEDWVGAPLFIRTPQRTTLTTAGEQFLRGAPDLVRRLLQLRREAREAGGRETATLRFAATHVLSFTFFPHWIRSVESHGSFGPVRLLSDSMQACEELMFQGQAQFLLCHRHALAPSRFEPRQFRSAVVGHDALMPLVAPDADGRPRWSLDAPGEVPLLAYTGESGLGRIVAAHRFEERAPGLKAVFSAHLAASLLGMACDGRGVAWLPHSVAAQDIAAGRLIPAGGAEWEIGMDIVLFRPNARQSPAAEGFWAEVNAISA is encoded by the coding sequence ATGGAACTCACCTGGCTCGAAGATTTCCTCGAACTCGCCGAAACCGGTAGCTTTTCGCGCGCTGCCGAAGCGCGCAACATCACCCAGCCCGCCTTCAGTCGGCGCATAAAGGCGCTTGAGGATTGGGTCGGTGCGCCGCTGTTCATCCGCACACCGCAGCGCACGACACTGACCACGGCGGGCGAGCAGTTCCTGCGCGGCGCGCCCGACCTGGTCCGGCGCCTGCTCCAACTGCGGCGCGAGGCGCGCGAGGCGGGCGGGCGTGAAACCGCGACCCTGCGCTTCGCCGCAACGCACGTCCTGTCCTTCACCTTCTTCCCGCACTGGATCCGCTCCGTCGAATCGCATGGCAGCTTCGGTCCGGTACGCCTCCTTTCCGACAGCATGCAGGCGTGCGAGGAGCTGATGTTCCAGGGGCAGGCCCAATTCCTGCTGTGTCATCGCCATGCGCTGGCGCCCAGCCGGTTCGAACCGCGCCAGTTCCGCTCGGCGGTGGTCGGCCATGACGCGCTGATGCCGCTGGTCGCCCCCGACGCCGACGGGCGCCCGCGCTGGTCGCTCGACGCGCCGGGGGAAGTACCGCTGCTTGCCTATACGGGCGAGTCCGGGCTCGGCCGGATCGTTGCAGCGCATCGCTTCGAGGAGCGCGCGCCGGGGCTGAAGGCCGTCTTCTCGGCGCACCTCGCTGCGAGCCTGCTCGGCATGGCGTGCGACGGGCGCGGCGTCGCTTGGCTGCCGCACAGCGTCGCCGCGCAGGATATTGCGGCGGGACGCCTGATTCCCGCGGGCGGAGCCGAATGGGAAATCGGCATGGATATCGTCCTCTTTCGCCCCAACGCACGCCAGAGCCCCGCCGCCGAGGGCTTCTGGGCCGAGGTCAATGCAATCTCGGCATAA
- a CDS encoding mandelate racemase/muconate lactonizing enzyme family protein — protein MRITEIREKTVSIASPIANAYIDFSKMTCSVVAVVTDVIRDGRPVIGYGFNSNGRYGQGALMRERFLPRLAEIAPERLVDEDNDNLDPFAIWTALMANEKPGGHGERSVAVGTIDMAVWDAVAKIAEKPLYRLLCERYGDGEPDDRVWVYAAGGYYYPGKDHKQLQDEFRSYRDRGYRVCKMKVGAVPLEEDIARIEAALEVVGEGRNLAVDVNGRFDLDTAIRFGEAIAPYDLFWYEEVGDPLDFALQAELGRHYDRPMATGENLFSHQDARNLLRHGGMRPDRDWLQFDCALSYGLVEYLRTLDVLRTEGWSTRRVVPHGGHQMSLNIAAGLHLGGNESYPDVFQPFGGFADGIRVEDGYVGLPNVPGVGFEAKSELYKLMRTLTEDIVPDKILM, from the coding sequence GTGCGGATAACCGAAATCAGAGAGAAGACGGTCTCGATCGCCTCGCCGATCGCCAATGCCTATATCGACTTCTCGAAAATGACCTGCTCGGTCGTCGCGGTCGTCACCGACGTGATCCGCGACGGGCGTCCCGTCATCGGTTACGGCTTCAATTCCAACGGCCGGTACGGACAGGGCGCGCTGATGCGCGAACGCTTCCTGCCGCGCCTCGCCGAGATCGCGCCCGAGCGGCTGGTCGACGAAGACAACGACAATCTCGACCCTTTCGCCATCTGGACGGCGCTGATGGCGAATGAAAAGCCCGGCGGTCATGGCGAACGGTCGGTCGCCGTCGGCACCATCGACATGGCGGTGTGGGACGCGGTCGCGAAGATCGCCGAAAAGCCGCTCTATCGCCTGCTTTGCGAACGCTATGGCGATGGCGAGCCCGACGACCGCGTGTGGGTCTATGCCGCCGGCGGTTATTATTACCCGGGCAAGGACCACAAGCAGCTTCAGGACGAGTTCCGTTCCTATCGCGACCGCGGCTACCGTGTCTGCAAGATGAAGGTCGGCGCGGTCCCGCTCGAAGAGGATATCGCCCGCATAGAGGCGGCGCTCGAGGTCGTCGGCGAAGGTCGGAATCTTGCCGTCGACGTCAACGGGCGCTTCGACCTCGACACTGCGATCCGCTTCGGCGAGGCGATCGCGCCCTATGACCTCTTCTGGTACGAAGAGGTCGGTGACCCGCTCGACTTCGCGCTGCAGGCCGAGCTCGGCCGCCACTACGACCGCCCGATGGCGACCGGCGAAAATCTCTTCTCGCATCAGGATGCGCGCAACCTGCTGCGCCATGGCGGGATGCGTCCGGACCGCGACTGGCTCCAGTTCGACTGCGCATTGTCCTATGGTCTTGTCGAATATCTGCGGACGCTGGACGTGCTGCGGACCGAGGGTTGGTCGACGCGCCGCGTCGTGCCGCACGGCGGGCATCAGATGTCGCTGAACATCGCCGCGGGCCTGCACCTTGGTGGCAATGAATCCTACCCCGATGTCTTCCAGCCCTTCGGTGGCTTTGCCGATGGCATAAGGGTCGAAGACGGCTATGTCGGCTTACCCAACGTTCCGGGGGTCGGTTTCGAGGCGAAGTCCGAACTGTACAAGTTGATGCGCACGCTGACCGAGGACATCGTGCCCGACAAGATTTTGATGTGA
- the dctA gene encoding C4-dicarboxylate transporter DctA has protein sequence MGIARRLSGQLYVQVLAGMLIGVAIGFLWPDAGAHLKPVADGFIKLIKMLLAPIIFGTVVVGIAQMGSLKEVGRLGFKALVYFEILSTIALAIGLLVANLMQPGAGMNIDAAALDTSTIEAYRTTAAADGGITGFLLGIIPDSFLGAFVMGSMLQVILLSLLVGLALSGMGEAARPIVDLIELLNKALFRIVGMVMRLAPLGAGAGMAFTIGKYGLDTLWSLGHLLVALYVTTFFFIVVVLGTVMRIVGLSFLGFLRYIRDEILVVLGTCSTEAVLPQMMRKLETMGVARPVVGMVLPAGYTFNTDGTCIYLTMATIFIAQATNTPLSVMDQIVILAVLMLTSKGSAGVAGAGFVTLAATLSAIPAIPVAGLVLLLGIDRFLNEARAVTNLIGNGVATLAVARWDGALDRQRAEAVLSGKEVSS, from the coding sequence ATGGGGATTGCGCGCCGATTGTCGGGCCAACTGTACGTCCAGGTCCTCGCAGGGATGCTGATCGGCGTCGCGATCGGTTTCCTGTGGCCGGACGCCGGCGCCCATTTGAAGCCCGTCGCCGACGGCTTCATCAAGCTGATCAAGATGCTGCTCGCGCCGATCATCTTCGGCACCGTCGTCGTCGGCATCGCGCAGATGGGCAGTCTGAAGGAGGTCGGCCGGCTCGGCTTCAAGGCGCTCGTCTATTTCGAGATATTATCGACCATCGCGCTCGCGATCGGGCTGCTTGTGGCCAATCTGATGCAGCCGGGCGCGGGCATGAATATCGACGCCGCGGCGCTCGATACCAGCACGATCGAGGCCTATCGCACCACCGCCGCGGCCGACGGCGGCATCACCGGCTTCCTGCTTGGCATCATTCCCGATTCCTTCCTCGGCGCGTTCGTCATGGGCTCGATGCTGCAGGTGATCCTGCTCTCGCTGCTCGTCGGCCTGGCGCTCAGCGGCATGGGCGAGGCGGCGCGCCCGATCGTCGACCTGATCGAGCTGCTCAACAAGGCGCTGTTCCGGATCGTCGGCATGGTCATGCGGCTGGCACCGCTCGGCGCCGGGGCCGGCATGGCATTCACCATCGGCAAATATGGTCTCGATACCCTTTGGTCGCTGGGCCATCTGCTCGTGGCGCTCTATGTCACGACCTTCTTCTTCATCGTGGTGGTGCTTGGCACGGTGATGCGGATCGTCGGGCTCTCGTTCCTTGGCTTCCTGCGCTACATCCGCGACGAGATCCTTGTCGTGCTCGGCACCTGTTCGACCGAGGCGGTGCTGCCGCAGATGATGCGCAAGCTCGAAACCATGGGCGTCGCGCGGCCGGTCGTCGGCATGGTGCTGCCCGCGGGCTACACCTTCAACACCGACGGGACCTGCATCTATCTGACGATGGCGACCATATTCATCGCACAGGCGACGAATACGCCGCTCAGCGTGATGGACCAGATCGTCATCCTCGCGGTGCTCATGCTGACGTCGAAGGGGTCGGCCGGGGTCGCGGGGGCGGGGTTCGTCACGCTCGCGGCGACGCTTTCGGCCATTCCCGCCATTCCCGTCGCGGGGCTCGTCCTGCTGCTTGGCATCGATCGTTTCCTGAACGAGGCGCGTGCGGTAACCAATCTTATCGGCAACGGCGTCGCCACGCTCGCGGTCGCACGCTGGGATGGCGCGCTCGACCGGCAGCGCGCCGAGGCCGTGCTGAGTGGCAAGGAGGTGTCGTCGTGA
- a CDS encoding beta-propeller fold lactonase family protein translates to MTRRFLSPFIAALLPFAAQAQLAVSVQDGKQLLDDGAQVVPARPGEDDAVLVDFTGAAPRVVGRSRVPASVIGPPRSVALTPDGRFAVVTSARKVASDDPARIVADDRVTLLDLAGTAPHVVQTVTAGSGASGIAIDPAGRIALVANRAEGSVTMFAIERGRLRPVTTLAVGDRSSSPAQPLFFDGGKRALVSRDGDHRIAMLAIEGEALHLLSETIAPGLRPYAIDTAGPRRYAVSANIGGGGRDIDTISLIDLSTERPLVVDTVAAGLTPEGIKMSPYGAFVAATVNNGSNLAHAAPTWHERGILRIWRIASGRLVPVTEIASGAWGQGIVWSRDGKWLLVQSMAAKRLERFAFDGRTLTPAGAIDLPVGPAAIATVEP, encoded by the coding sequence GTGACGCGTCGCTTCCTTTCCCCCTTCATCGCGGCGCTCCTGCCGTTCGCAGCGCAGGCGCAGCTCGCCGTATCGGTCCAGGATGGCAAGCAGCTGCTCGATGACGGCGCTCAGGTCGTCCCTGCCCGACCGGGCGAGGACGATGCGGTGCTGGTCGACTTCACGGGCGCTGCGCCACGCGTGGTCGGACGCTCGCGGGTTCCCGCCAGCGTGATCGGCCCGCCGCGCAGCGTTGCGCTAACCCCGGACGGCCGCTTCGCCGTCGTCACCTCGGCGCGCAAGGTCGCCAGCGACGACCCCGCCCGGATCGTTGCCGACGATCGTGTGACGCTGCTCGATCTCGCCGGAACCGCTCCGCATGTCGTCCAGACGGTGACGGCCGGAAGCGGCGCGTCGGGCATTGCGATCGATCCGGCGGGCCGCATCGCACTGGTCGCCAACCGCGCCGAAGGCTCGGTCACGATGTTCGCGATCGAACGGGGGCGGCTCCGCCCCGTCACAACCCTGGCGGTGGGCGATCGGTCGTCCTCTCCCGCCCAGCCGCTGTTCTTCGATGGCGGCAAGCGCGCGCTCGTCTCACGCGATGGCGACCACCGTATCGCTATGCTTGCTATCGAGGGGGAGGCGCTTCATCTGCTGTCCGAGACGATCGCGCCTGGCCTTCGTCCCTATGCCATCGATACCGCGGGGCCTCGGCGTTATGCCGTGTCGGCCAATATTGGTGGGGGCGGTCGCGATATCGACACGATCAGCTTGATCGACCTATCCACGGAGCGGCCGCTGGTGGTCGACACGGTGGCGGCCGGGCTCACGCCCGAGGGGATAAAGATGTCGCCCTACGGCGCATTCGTCGCGGCGACCGTCAACAACGGCTCAAACCTCGCCCACGCAGCCCCGACTTGGCATGAACGCGGCATCCTCCGCATTTGGCGCATCGCGTCAGGACGGCTGGTACCGGTGACCGAGATAGCGTCGGGCGCGTGGGGGCAGGGCATAGTCTGGTCGCGGGACGGAAAATGGCTGCTCGTCCAGAGCATGGCGGCAAAGAGGCTTGAGCGCTTTGCTTTCGACGGGCGCACGCTGACCCCCGCAGGCGCGATTGACTTGCCGGTCGGTCCGGCGGCGATCGCAACGGTCGAACCATGA
- a CDS encoding DUF885 family protein — MTRREFIAVAAASAGTLYAWPAFAAKDADLSLRLLLDSFTDDMAPADKLRLLDAIPAVGLSSSAQADRDVVLAGLRVDASLARRLPFRREAASPYPVSPFSGSWRKAMTSGADAGLAERISAETDAIRIAAAAGIVLPRAILERTIASVLAAGIKAAPDVAQALWRQCAQLSACRASSADAPGLWRLPDGEGLYAAMLERQYGGRVTPADVHDRLREEVRNLGTRMDVLLRKQGLNGGSIGERVRTFARQSRWLYSDDEAGRDRAVADMNERLDAVLPRLASLFHSVPADVAALRVRRMTAAEDAAGRSGYRAIPGQGSDGAYVVDLRDIGRRPMWSLPAVVHHELVPGHMMQLLGGTTARAHPLRSAYAPAIAEGWAIYGEQLAVEQGAFEGDDPALLGHLYWQMFRLCRGLVDTGIHSARWSGEEARRMLDLLQGEPAYFAPFDQDIDQAIVNPGARAAEALSWLELTDLRRSFTLTGDIRDFHAAALDFGPMTLPLLAARTTDQQKL; from the coding sequence ATGACGCGGCGCGAGTTCATTGCCGTCGCGGCGGCATCTGCAGGCACGCTGTATGCATGGCCGGCTTTTGCAGCCAAGGATGCAGATTTGTCGCTGCGCTTGCTGCTTGACAGTTTCACCGACGACATGGCGCCGGCCGACAAGTTGCGCCTTCTCGATGCGATTCCTGCCGTGGGTCTCTCCTCGTCGGCGCAGGCCGATCGCGACGTCGTTCTCGCCGGCCTGCGCGTCGATGCCTCGCTGGCGCGACGGTTGCCTTTCCGGCGCGAAGCGGCGAGCCCGTACCCCGTGTCGCCATTTTCGGGAAGCTGGCGCAAGGCCATGACATCGGGTGCGGACGCGGGGCTTGCCGAGCGTATTTCCGCCGAGACCGACGCGATCCGAATCGCCGCCGCCGCCGGCATTGTCCTACCGCGCGCGATCCTCGAACGCACGATCGCGTCGGTGTTGGCCGCGGGGATCAAGGCAGCGCCAGATGTTGCCCAGGCTCTGTGGCGCCAATGCGCCCAGCTCTCGGCGTGTCGGGCCTCGTCCGCCGATGCGCCCGGGCTTTGGCGCCTTCCGGATGGCGAAGGGCTTTATGCGGCGATGCTCGAACGGCAGTATGGCGGGCGCGTAACTCCAGCAGACGTGCATGATCGCCTGCGAGAAGAAGTCCGAAACCTCGGGACGCGGATGGATGTACTGCTGCGCAAGCAGGGTCTGAACGGAGGCTCCATCGGCGAGCGCGTTCGCACTTTTGCGCGTCAGTCGCGCTGGCTCTACAGTGATGACGAGGCCGGACGCGACCGCGCCGTTGCCGATATGAACGAGCGGCTGGATGCGGTGCTTCCGCGCCTGGCTTCGCTGTTTCATTCCGTTCCGGCGGATGTAGCGGCATTGCGTGTTCGACGGATGACGGCGGCCGAGGATGCGGCGGGTCGCTCAGGCTATCGTGCTATTCCAGGGCAGGGCAGCGATGGCGCATATGTCGTCGACCTCCGCGACATTGGCCGGCGACCGATGTGGAGCCTGCCGGCGGTCGTGCATCACGAACTTGTCCCGGGGCACATGATGCAGCTTCTTGGCGGCACCACCGCGCGCGCGCATCCGCTCCGCTCGGCCTATGCGCCTGCGATTGCCGAGGGTTGGGCGATATATGGCGAGCAACTCGCAGTCGAGCAGGGGGCCTTTGAAGGCGATGACCCGGCGCTGCTAGGCCATCTTTACTGGCAGATGTTCCGGCTTTGCCGGGGCCTCGTTGACACCGGTATCCATAGCGCGCGTTGGTCGGGCGAAGAAGCAAGGCGCATGCTCGATTTGCTGCAGGGTGAGCCCGCGTATTTCGCGCCCTTTGACCAGGACATTGACCAAGCGATCGTTAATCCGGGCGCACGCGCTGCCGAAGCGCTGAGCTGGCTCGAACTTACCGACCTGCGGCGCAGCTTCACGCTGACGGGCGACATCCGTGACTTCCACGCGGCCGCCCTCGACTTTGGACCGATGACTCTGCCGCTGCTCGCGGCGCGAACGACCGACCAACAAAAATTATGA
- a CDS encoding TonB-dependent receptor: MILAAAIAAPTAAFAQDGSDTPAAADTASDQEIVVTGFRGSLAKALAEKRSEAAAVDSILAEDIGKFPDLNLSESIQRIPGVAITRDGGEGRQISVRGLGPQFTRVRINGMEAMSSAGGADASGGTNRGRGFDFNVFASDLFNEISVRKSAEASTEEGSLGATVDLRTARPFDYNGFTLVASAQGTYNTLSDKASPRGAFLISDTFADGTIGVLLSAAYGRRKTVEEGYSTVRWAQGSSFAPGFESVLGQNCATTPAACTDANNALHPRFPRYDVYTNDVERLGATASIQFRPTDRTLISIDGLYADFNVKRGEFYLEAPSLSAAGACTAATRPTTCGIADTDILAMNIQNGVMVSGTFNDIDLRVENRRDRSKTKFRQLSLDLEQQIGESLTFTGLLGYSKSDFNNPIQNTVIFDSYNTDGYSYDYSDPRKPVFDFGSANIEDPSAWTLAQLRLRAARAANEFKTLQANLKWQVTDDFDIAAGFTYKKYDFDTEELRRSNGTTSNREAVIPAEVAAIPLSQYTRVISFAGTSWLTPDYDMAAEVLGLEDPNIYNGAFRLGPEPALGSKSSVGERDKSGYVQANFSTDIGGVTLRGNAGVRYVRTEQSATGFVFTSGAAQEVVVKRSYEDWLPAANIVIEPAQDLLIRLAAAKVMARPDLGSLPPGASISVSGSGRTVSVGNPNLDPYRADTYDAAIEWYFQPGALLSLAVFQKNIGSFVQTVSTPGSVFSDNPFGLPDSVAVAACGSTPNCAPNLNNWTFSAPANSPGGRLRGFEVNYQQPLKFLPGPLGNTGILLNYTQVSSRIKYLASDGSVAAIDDLTGLSKRSANATFYYEDRVVSARISGAYRSKYLTRVPGGERGTDVDGTNSTFNLDASIQFTLNDNFKLSLEAVNLTDEYQDQYNDSRNLLSVYRHTGREFIIGLRYTY, from the coding sequence ATGATCCTGGCAGCGGCAATCGCTGCGCCAACGGCCGCCTTTGCGCAGGATGGGTCGGATACTCCGGCCGCCGCCGATACCGCATCCGATCAGGAGATAGTCGTCACCGGCTTCCGCGGCAGCCTTGCCAAGGCGCTCGCGGAAAAGCGGTCGGAAGCCGCCGCGGTCGACTCGATCCTGGCCGAGGACATCGGGAAGTTCCCCGATCTCAACCTGTCGGAATCGATCCAGCGTATTCCGGGCGTAGCCATCACCCGCGACGGAGGTGAAGGGCGCCAGATTTCGGTGCGCGGCCTCGGGCCGCAGTTTACGCGCGTCCGCATCAACGGCATGGAAGCCATGAGCAGCGCGGGCGGTGCCGACGCCAGCGGCGGTACCAACCGTGGCCGCGGCTTCGACTTCAACGTCTTCGCGTCGGACCTTTTCAACGAGATCAGCGTCCGCAAGAGCGCCGAGGCGTCGACCGAGGAAGGCTCGCTCGGCGCGACGGTCGACCTGCGCACTGCGCGTCCTTTCGACTATAACGGCTTCACTCTCGTTGCTTCTGCGCAGGGGACGTACAACACGCTTTCGGACAAGGCGTCGCCGCGCGGCGCGTTCCTCATCTCCGACACCTTCGCCGACGGCACGATCGGCGTGCTGCTTTCGGCTGCCTATGGCCGGCGCAAGACAGTGGAGGAGGGTTATTCGACCGTGCGCTGGGCGCAGGGTTCGTCCTTCGCCCCCGGCTTCGAAAGCGTCCTCGGTCAGAATTGCGCCACGACTCCCGCCGCTTGCACCGACGCCAACAATGCACTGCACCCGCGCTTCCCGCGCTACGACGTCTACACCAACGACGTCGAGCGTCTCGGCGCCACCGCGTCGATCCAGTTCCGGCCGACCGACCGCACGCTGATCAGCATCGACGGCCTCTATGCCGACTTCAACGTCAAACGCGGCGAATTTTATCTGGAGGCGCCCTCGCTCAGCGCTGCGGGCGCCTGCACCGCCGCGACGCGTCCGACGACGTGCGGGATCGCGGACACCGACATCCTCGCGATGAACATCCAGAACGGCGTGATGGTGTCGGGCACGTTCAACGATATCGACCTTCGCGTCGAAAACCGCCGCGACCGGTCGAAGACCAAGTTTCGCCAGCTCTCGCTCGATCTGGAGCAGCAGATCGGCGAGAGCCTGACCTTCACCGGGCTGCTCGGATACTCGAAATCGGATTTCAACAATCCGATCCAGAACACCGTCATCTTCGACAGCTACAACACCGACGGCTACAGTTATGACTATAGCGATCCCCGCAAACCGGTGTTCGATTTCGGCAGCGCGAACATCGAGGATCCCAGCGCCTGGACGCTTGCGCAGCTGCGCCTCCGCGCGGCGCGCGCGGCGAACGAGTTCAAGACGCTGCAGGCCAATCTGAAGTGGCAGGTGACCGACGATTTCGACATCGCCGCGGGCTTCACCTACAAGAAATATGATTTCGACACCGAAGAGTTGCGCCGCTCGAACGGTACCACCTCGAACCGCGAGGCCGTGATCCCGGCCGAGGTCGCCGCCATCCCGCTGTCGCAATATACGCGCGTCATCTCCTTCGCGGGGACGAGCTGGCTCACCCCCGATTACGACATGGCGGCCGAGGTTCTCGGGCTCGAGGATCCAAATATCTACAACGGCGCCTTCCGCCTCGGGCCGGAGCCGGCGCTGGGATCGAAGAGCAGCGTCGGCGAGCGCGACAAGAGCGGCTATGTCCAGGCGAATTTCAGCACCGACATCGGCGGTGTGACTCTGCGCGGCAACGCCGGCGTTCGCTATGTCCGCACCGAGCAGAGCGCGACGGGCTTCGTCTTCACCAGCGGCGCCGCGCAAGAGGTGGTCGTCAAGCGCAGCTATGAGGATTGGCTGCCCGCCGCGAACATCGTCATCGAACCGGCGCAGGACCTGCTCATCCGTCTCGCTGCGGCGAAGGTGATGGCGCGCCCCGACCTAGGCAGCTTGCCGCCGGGCGCGTCGATCTCGGTGTCGGGGTCGGGCCGCACCGTCAGTGTCGGCAACCCCAACCTCGACCCCTATCGCGCCGATACCTATGATGCGGCGATCGAATGGTATTTCCAGCCGGGGGCGCTGCTGTCGCTGGCGGTGTTCCAGAAGAATATCGGCAGCTTCGTCCAGACGGTGTCGACCCCGGGCAGCGTCTTTTCGGACAACCCTTTCGGCCTGCCCGACAGTGTCGCGGTGGCGGCGTGCGGGTCAACGCCGAACTGCGCGCCGAATCTCAACAACTGGACCTTCAGCGCGCCCGCCAATTCGCCCGGCGGTCGCCTGCGCGGTTTCGAGGTCAATTATCAGCAGCCGCTGAAATTCCTGCCCGGCCCGCTCGGCAACACCGGCATCCTGCTGAACTATACGCAGGTCAGCTCGCGGATCAAATATCTGGCCTCCGACGGCTCGGTCGCGGCGATCGACGATCTCACCGGCCTGTCAAAGCGTTCGGCGAACGCGACCTTCTATTATGAGGACCGGGTCGTCAGCGCGCGTATTTCGGGCGCCTACCGCAGCAAATATCTGACCCGCGTGCCCGGCGGCGAGCGCGGAACCGACGTCGACGGGACGAACAGCACCTTCAACCTCGATGCGTCGATCCAATTTACGCTGAACGACAATTTCAAGCTGTCGCTGGAGGCCGTGAACCTGACTGACGAATATCAGGACCAGTATAATGATTCGCGGAACCTGCTGTCGGTCTATCGCCACACGGGCCGCGAATTCATCATCGGCCTGCGGTACACCTACTAA